From a region of the Brockia lithotrophica genome:
- a CDS encoding PDZ domain-containing protein, translating to MEGVLWPTLSVLVWIAVGWLVCARAVEGERRIAGVRLRRARPRLWWGIFGSLFGGAAVAALLFAGHALGFSERLPASGTFVPPSPSPTVSTFFGTLVVALFLFLLRLRWLRPSAVWTISAALSAFGVLPPLLRTGGTEVLVLSALLFAEAGLLFAYPEGASRPYVFRNSRGGAVTAFVAEGVLALPLLLPAAWASLSPPVGRFGEGPWVLWPALLPWVLQVRSARGPIGAELRIRAAVTAVGALVSPLLVLFPTGETRATAMLVLVAVLLAAEEFRERAAARAMTSPWQEGGEATIVAVVEGSPAAELGIRPGMRLVSVNGTPVRDPQDAYAALQGRPAYVKLELKDVDGEILYRERGRYEGDPPLLGLVFAPRRFDPRRSAPPPQHGIALLRGYAPVPRAEAVDGETSSEAKPSAHPTSGGIISEEWRG from the coding sequence GTGGAGGGCGTTCTTTGGCCGACGCTTTCCGTTCTCGTCTGGATCGCCGTAGGCTGGCTCGTGTGCGCACGGGCCGTCGAAGGCGAGCGGCGCATAGCCGGCGTCCGCCTCCGCCGCGCAAGACCGCGCCTGTGGTGGGGGATCTTTGGCTCGCTTTTCGGTGGGGCGGCCGTCGCCGCCCTTCTCTTTGCCGGACATGCCTTGGGCTTTTCCGAACGCCTCCCGGCCTCCGGCACCTTTGTCCCTCCCTCGCCTTCCCCGACCGTCTCGACGTTTTTCGGTACACTCGTCGTCGCCCTCTTCTTGTTCCTGTTGCGCCTGCGTTGGCTTCGCCCTTCCGCCGTGTGGACGATCTCCGCGGCCCTTTCCGCCTTCGGCGTCCTTCCCCCGCTCTTGCGCACGGGGGGTACGGAGGTACTTGTGCTTTCCGCTCTCCTCTTCGCGGAGGCGGGGCTCCTTTTCGCATACCCCGAAGGCGCGTCGCGCCCGTACGTGTTTCGGAATTCGCGGGGCGGGGCGGTTACCGCCTTTGTCGCCGAGGGCGTTCTCGCCCTGCCCCTTTTGCTTCCTGCGGCGTGGGCTTCCCTTTCTCCCCCCGTGGGGCGTTTCGGAGAAGGCCCGTGGGTTCTCTGGCCGGCGCTACTCCCTTGGGTGCTCCAGGTGCGCAGCGCGCGCGGCCCCATCGGGGCAGAACTCCGGATCCGGGCCGCCGTAACTGCCGTGGGGGCGCTCGTCTCGCCGCTTCTCGTCCTCTTTCCCACGGGCGAGACGAGGGCGACGGCCATGCTCGTTCTCGTGGCGGTTCTCCTGGCCGCCGAGGAATTTCGGGAGCGCGCCGCCGCGCGGGCGATGACCTCGCCGTGGCAGGAGGGAGGGGAGGCGACGATCGTCGCCGTCGTCGAGGGTTCCCCTGCGGCAGAACTCGGCATCCGACCGGGGATGCGCCTCGTGAGCGTCAACGGTACGCCCGTTCGCGACCCGCAGGACGCCTACGCCGCCCTTCAGGGACGTCCGGCCTACGTAAAACTCGAACTCAAGGATGTGGACGGAGAAATCCTCTACCGCGAGCGCGGGCGCTACGAAGGAGATCCCCCGCTCCTCGGCCTCGTGTTTGCCCCCCGCCGCTTCGATCCGCGGCGTTCGGCCCCGCCGCCGCAGCACGGGATCGCCCTTTTGCGCGGGTATGCTCCCGTCCCCCGTGCGGAAGCCGTGGACGGCGAAACCTCGTCTGAGGCAAAGCCGTCCGCACACCCTACGTCGGGTGGTATAATTTCGGAGGAATGGAGGGGGTGA